One genomic region from Marinilabiliales bacterium encodes:
- a CDS encoding glycosyltransferase family 2 protein — MTSCNQKKIGVISMARNDRFFVDKWIDYYGLQFGPENLFLILDGHDQPLPERHGSINVLRLPHRKFSRAQGDRNRARLVSHLARALFHRYDIIIAHDIDEFLVVDPNQDQTLAAYLQRPLRSASLSALGLDVGQHTGLEPPIDPERPFLEQRSYAHVSARYTKPVVAAIPLTWGSGFHRVKGRNFHIDPNLFLFHFGMVDHNISMNKTGDQSLLKAGWSGHLDRRNQLFDLISKKTAIDGDEFFRTARRRQSLFRPFFALNKPGMLSEKPVIKIPERFRTVL; from the coding sequence ATGACAAGCTGCAACCAGAAAAAGATCGGAGTGATATCCATGGCACGGAACGATCGTTTTTTTGTCGATAAATGGATTGATTATTACGGACTGCAGTTTGGCCCGGAAAACCTGTTTTTGATACTGGACGGACATGATCAGCCTTTACCTGAACGGCATGGAAGCATAAATGTGCTGAGACTGCCCCACCGTAAATTCAGCAGGGCGCAGGGAGACCGTAACCGTGCAAGGCTGGTCTCACACCTTGCCAGGGCATTGTTTCACAGGTATGATATCATAATTGCCCATGATATTGATGAATTCCTGGTTGTTGACCCCAATCAGGATCAAACACTTGCTGCATACCTTCAGCGGCCGTTACGATCAGCCTCCCTCTCGGCCCTGGGGTTGGATGTGGGGCAGCATACCGGACTTGAACCGCCGATTGACCCTGAACGGCCTTTTCTGGAACAGAGAAGCTATGCACATGTATCGGCCAGGTACACCAAACCCGTTGTAGCTGCTATTCCGCTTACATGGGGCTCGGGATTTCACCGCGTCAAAGGGAGGAACTTCCATATCGATCCGAATTTGTTCCTGTTTCATTTTGGCATGGTTGATCATAATATCTCCATGAACAAAACCGGTGACCAGTCGCTTCTGAAAGCCGGCTGGTCAGGGCATCTTGACAGAAGGAACCAGCTCTTCGACCTGATCTCAAAAAAGACTGCCATTGATGGTGATGAGTTCTTCAGGACTGCGAGAAGGAGGCAGAGCCTTTTCCGGCCATTTTTTGCACTAAACAAACCGGGGATGTTAAGCGAAAAACCGGTCATTAAGATTCCTGAGAGGTTCAGGACAGTGCTGTAG
- a CDS encoding capsular biosynthesis protein, with product MPASASSGKNLPVDVVITWVDGNDHRLIEKMEPFLQGQDHRNDPGTNLTRFASVNEIRYCVLSILTFAPFVRNIFIVTDGQDPNLDEDIRTWFPERRGSIRIVDHSEIFRDFEEYLPTFNSRSIECMLWRIPGLSDNFVYFNDDTFLVRKIRPEDWFIDNRPVLRGKWLPIPLPWFFWDFIRKTVNKCFLNNPDYQPRPSFHLGQWLSASILGMKYRYFVYSHTPHAIDRRRVEKFFSGKKELLEKNIAYRFRNHKQFIFAALSGHLELLDGNEQITSPDLAYLQPLNRPKNYIDKKIRFCENNPRIKFLCVQSLEMCRKEDQKKLFSWMETLLQLNKV from the coding sequence ATGCCGGCAAGCGCCAGTTCCGGAAAAAACCTCCCTGTTGATGTTGTTATTACCTGGGTTGATGGAAATGATCACAGGCTAATTGAAAAAATGGAGCCTTTTTTACAGGGGCAGGACCACCGGAATGATCCGGGCACCAATCTCACACGCTTTGCCTCTGTAAATGAAATCAGGTATTGTGTCTTATCCATCCTTACTTTCGCACCTTTTGTAAGAAACATCTTTATCGTCACCGACGGGCAGGACCCCAACCTCGATGAAGATATCAGGACATGGTTCCCCGAAAGGAGAGGTTCCATCAGGATCGTTGACCATTCTGAAATATTCAGGGATTTTGAAGAATATTTGCCGACTTTCAACTCCAGGTCGATAGAGTGCATGTTATGGAGGATTCCGGGCCTTTCCGACAATTTTGTCTATTTCAATGATGACACCTTTTTAGTCAGGAAGATACGGCCTGAAGACTGGTTCATCGATAACAGGCCTGTTTTGCGCGGAAAATGGTTGCCAATACCCTTACCATGGTTCTTCTGGGATTTTATCAGGAAGACTGTAAATAAGTGCTTCCTGAACAATCCGGATTATCAGCCCAGGCCTTCCTTTCATCTGGGCCAGTGGCTTTCTGCTTCAATTCTCGGAATGAAGTACAGGTATTTCGTATACAGTCATACACCCCATGCGATCGACCGCAGGAGGGTTGAAAAATTTTTTTCCGGCAAAAAGGAATTGCTGGAGAAAAATATTGCATACCGGTTCCGAAATCACAAACAATTCATCTTTGCGGCATTGTCCGGTCATTTGGAGCTTCTTGATGGCAATGAGCAGATCACCAGTCCCGATCTGGCTTACCTCCAGCCGCTTAATCGCCCAAAAAACTATATTGACAAAAAGATCAGATTTTGCGAAAATAACCCCCGCATAAAATTTCTGTGTGTTCAAAGCCTGGAGATGTGCAGAAAAGAGGATCAAAAGAAACTGTTTTCCTGGATGGAGACTCTCCTGCAACTGAATAAGGTTTAA
- a CDS encoding cell envelope biogenesis protein OmpA codes for MRIMRKLAVMLAFAGIAAASFSQGVTTAAMNGRVLDAQGQPLPGATIMAVHNPTGTTYGTTTRLDGGFNLANVQTGGPYTLSVSFIGYRTEELTGIRLSLGEDRNFAFTLVEDHVALEEVLVTAMTDRTFNSGRSGTATNIDAEAIESVPTISRSINDLTRLTPQSSGTSFAGRDNRFNNYTIDGIIYNNNFGLGTAQFAGANPLSLEAIEEVQVNLAPYDVRQGGFSGANVNAITRRGGNQYRGSVYTYYNDESYLGTQIGDIELTAAEAFTRILGASVSGPIIRDRLFFFVSVEQEAASNPGLQKVAARPGLEPDGLTVSRVPASELDFVREQMKNLYDYNTGPYEGYDFGNEGLRLNARIDFNINRNNNLMVRFNRYEAFRDITVNGNSLRYNPSALRYRNTNRFGIEAMNFRNSHYTVDNNVTSIVGELNTIISANMANNFRIGFNMVEDPIRNVPGGQVFPFIEVLEFDGDTPLYYMTMGNELFTVGNQLANNVFNVTNNFSYYAGRHNFTFGMNFEYMTFANAFNPVLNGLYRFNSYENFVDAIINQDPTVRPDLFLQGYSFKGPDDIPLDETAFGQFGIYAQDRFEVNDRLNLTFGLRIDFPFYPIDLPSNPNLDAMNLTFTNPRTDETIVPDVSVLPPALPLWSPRFGFNYDVFGDRSLQVRGGTGMFSGRVPFVWISNQVNNNGVTRGGYGLTADQWGVGDNPQWQGFQPDVTYYRPDPATLEAQVSRNLAITDENFKLPQVWRTNLAADIALPYELVATVEGIYSLDINSPLAANINTTAPTGRLNNPYPYPYWESSDAYYDNNAFTDVILLTNINEGYYASITGELSRSFGEYGNARVAYTRSVSKDYGLIGGSQAASLWPDVVVDDRNNPEIGFSRFDQPNRLIAHFSLNTRALGNRLNTNVSIIYDGGERGRYSYTYSGRFNDGAARLMYIPNSLQDSYLVDRVEGGVVTQTAAQQWAILDEFISQDPYLSANRGSVAERNGAKFPWQHRFDLRVAQDFMLQAGANRYKLQAYLDVLNFGNLINSEWGVGETNVQNNLMNFQGVDASGNGIFTINTIPGTDEFPTTTYRPIYALSQTWSAQIGLRLSFN; via the coding sequence ATGAGAATAATGAGAAAACTGGCTGTTATGCTTGCATTTGCAGGTATTGCAGCCGCTTCCTTTTCGCAGGGTGTGACTACTGCGGCAATGAACGGCCGGGTTCTGGACGCCCAGGGGCAGCCGCTTCCCGGCGCCACAATAATGGCGGTTCATAACCCGACGGGTACAACCTACGGAACAACAACCAGGCTTGACGGCGGGTTTAACCTGGCCAACGTGCAGACAGGCGGTCCGTACACGCTGTCCGTAAGCTTTATCGGGTACCGGACCGAGGAGCTCACCGGCATCAGGCTCAGTCTTGGTGAGGACAGGAACTTTGCCTTCACACTTGTGGAAGATCATGTTGCACTTGAGGAGGTCCTTGTTACAGCAATGACCGACAGGACATTCAACTCGGGACGCTCGGGTACTGCCACCAACATCGATGCAGAAGCCATTGAGTCGGTGCCGACCATCTCAAGGAGCATCAACGACCTTACCCGCCTGACCCCGCAGAGCAGCGGTACCAGCTTTGCAGGCAGGGACAACAGGTTCAACAACTATACCATTGACGGTATAATATACAATAATAACTTCGGACTGGGTACGGCACAGTTTGCCGGCGCAAATCCCCTGAGCCTTGAGGCCATCGAAGAGGTCCAGGTCAACCTGGCTCCCTATGACGTTCGTCAGGGAGGCTTCTCGGGCGCAAACGTTAACGCCATTACCAGGAGGGGCGGTAACCAGTACAGGGGTTCTGTCTACACCTATTACAATGACGAAAGTTATCTTGGCACTCAGATCGGCGATATTGAACTGACAGCAGCCGAGGCATTTACCCGCATACTGGGTGCGTCGGTAAGCGGCCCGATCATAAGGGACAGGCTGTTTTTCTTTGTAAGCGTCGAGCAGGAGGCCGCTTCCAATCCCGGACTGCAGAAAGTGGCTGCTCGTCCCGGACTTGAGCCTGACGGACTCACCGTTTCAAGGGTCCCTGCCAGTGAGCTCGATTTTGTGCGTGAACAGATGAAGAACCTTTATGATTACAACACCGGCCCCTATGAAGGATATGATTTCGGTAACGAAGGCCTTCGTTTGAATGCCCGTATCGACTTCAACATTAACCGCAACAACAACCTGATGGTCAGGTTCAACCGCTATGAGGCTTTCAGGGACATTACCGTTAACGGAAACAGCCTCCGGTATAACCCCTCTGCACTCAGATACCGTAATACCAACAGATTTGGAATCGAGGCGATGAACTTCCGTAACAGCCACTACACGGTTGACAATAATGTTACCTCGATTGTAGGAGAGCTTAATACAATAATAAGCGCCAATATGGCAAACAACTTCAGGATAGGATTCAATATGGTTGAGGATCCCATCAGAAATGTCCCGGGAGGGCAGGTCTTCCCGTTCATAGAGGTGCTGGAGTTTGATGGCGATACACCGCTTTATTACATGACCATGGGTAATGAGCTGTTTACGGTTGGAAACCAGTTGGCAAACAATGTTTTCAATGTTACCAACAACTTTTCATATTACGCAGGAAGGCACAATTTCACCTTCGGGATGAATTTCGAGTACATGACCTTTGCTAATGCATTTAACCCCGTCCTGAACGGCCTTTACCGGTTTAACTCATATGAAAACTTTGTTGATGCTATAATCAACCAGGACCCCACTGTAAGGCCTGATCTTTTCCTGCAGGGGTATTCCTTCAAGGGGCCGGACGACATTCCTCTTGACGAGACCGCATTCGGACAGTTCGGCATCTATGCGCAGGACAGGTTTGAGGTCAACGACAGGCTTAACCTGACATTCGGCCTCAGGATCGATTTCCCGTTCTATCCGATCGACCTGCCCAGCAATCCCAACCTGGATGCCATGAACCTTACATTCACCAATCCAAGAACGGACGAGACGATAGTGCCTGACGTGAGCGTTCTGCCCCCGGCTCTTCCGCTGTGGTCGCCCCGTTTCGGGTTCAACTACGACGTGTTTGGCGACAGGAGCCTGCAGGTTCGCGGTGGCACAGGCATGTTCAGCGGTCGCGTACCGTTCGTTTGGATATCCAACCAGGTTAACAACAACGGGGTTACAAGAGGCGGATACGGGTTGACAGCCGACCAGTGGGGCGTTGGCGACAACCCCCAGTGGCAGGGTTTCCAGCCCGACGTGACCTACTACCGTCCCGATCCGGCCACCCTTGAAGCACAGGTCTCCAGGAACCTTGCCATCACCGACGAGAACTTCAAGCTTCCCCAGGTATGGCGTACAAACCTTGCGGCCGATATTGCCCTGCCGTATGAGCTGGTTGCAACAGTTGAGGGTATCTACTCACTTGACATAAACAGTCCACTTGCAGCCAATATTAACACAACTGCACCTACCGGCCGGTTGAACAATCCCTATCCCTACCCATACTGGGAAAGTTCAGATGCTTACTATGACAACAATGCGTTTACCGATGTTATACTTCTTACAAATATCAATGAAGGGTATTATGCATCGATAACCGGCGAGCTGTCGCGCAGTTTTGGTGAGTACGGCAATGCACGGGTAGCATACACCAGGAGTGTCTCCAAGGATTACGGACTGATTGGGGGCTCACAGGCGGCGTCACTATGGCCGGATGTTGTTGTGGATGACAGGAACAATCCTGAGATAGGGTTCTCCAGGTTTGACCAGCCAAACAGGCTTATCGCCCATTTTTCTCTGAATACCAGGGCCCTTGGCAACAGGCTCAACACCAATGTGTCGATCATCTATGACGGAGGCGAGAGGGGCCGCTACAGCTACACCTACTCGGGCAGGTTCAACGATGGTGCGGCACGCCTTATGTATATACCCAACTCGTTGCAGGACTCATACCTGGTCGACAGGGTTGAGGGCGGCGTGGTTACCCAGACCGCAGCACAGCAGTGGGCAATTCTTGATGAATTCATCAGCCAGGATCCCTACCTGAGCGCCAACCGGGGCAGCGTTGCAGAGCGTAACGGCGCCAAATTCCCCTGGCAGCACCGTTTCGACCTGCGCGTAGCCCAGGATTTCATGCTGCAGGCAGGCGCGAACAGGTATAAGCTCCAGGCATACCTCGACGTGCTGAACTTCGGCAACCTGATCAACTCCGAATGGGGTGTGGGAGAAACCAACGTGCAGAACAACCTGATGAACTTCCAGGGTGTTGATGCCAGCGGCAACGGTATTTTCACCATCAATACCATCCCTGGCACAGATGAATTCCCGACTACCACATACAGACCAATATATGCCCTGAGCCAGACATGGTCGGCTCAGATAGGATTGCGTCTTTCGTTCAACTAA
- a CDS encoding phosphatase PAP2 family protein → MRNYLTILFFGLTVTFFNAYGKDPGAGVLLRQINIPGTLLHDSMIIESGLSLFEEGAGEISTDSLQLRRYFANFLLIPYNAGLEIIRSDEEGLSRNIFVLCVLATTLAMDQSIRDLVQERIYAGEHFAISFLNDAGNRKYFFPVFAGVYGISIVSGDRYFHDTMLLSFQSLVVSLGFSELSKITVSRRRPYNSPRDPFRRDKGHESFVSGHAVGIWSVMTVFAGRYPKLSYGAYGFATAVSLARLYRDAHWTSDIVMGSLIGYGIGSLTLKLAYSPDNNLTLTPFTNGKVQGASLRMNF, encoded by the coding sequence ATGCGAAATTATCTGACAATTCTATTTTTTGGGCTCACTGTCACATTCTTTAACGCCTATGGGAAAGATCCAGGTGCCGGGGTACTATTGCGACAGATCAATATACCAGGGACTCTTCTGCATGACAGTATGATAATTGAAAGCGGACTGAGCCTCTTTGAAGAAGGCGCCGGAGAAATATCAACTGACAGTTTGCAGTTAAGAAGGTATTTTGCCAATTTTCTGTTAATTCCATACAATGCCGGACTGGAGATCATCAGATCAGACGAGGAGGGTTTGTCAAGAAACATTTTTGTTCTGTGTGTTCTGGCAACCACACTGGCTATGGACCAGTCCATCAGGGATCTTGTGCAGGAGAGAATATATGCCGGAGAACATTTTGCAATAAGTTTTCTCAATGACGCAGGCAACAGGAAGTACTTTTTCCCTGTATTTGCCGGAGTCTATGGAATAAGCATCGTTTCGGGGGACAGGTATTTTCATGACACCATGCTGCTTTCTTTCCAATCCCTGGTGGTAAGTCTTGGCTTTTCCGAACTTTCAAAAATCACTGTTTCAAGACGCCGTCCCTACAACAGTCCGCGTGATCCGTTCAGAAGGGATAAAGGGCACGAATCTTTCGTTTCGGGTCATGCGGTTGGTATATGGTCAGTTATGACTGTGTTTGCAGGCAGGTATCCCAAATTAAGTTACGGGGCCTATGGATTTGCAACTGCCGTCTCATTAGCCAGGTTATACAGGGATGCACACTGGACATCTGACATTGTAATGGGGTCTCTTATTGGTTACGGGATCGGGAGCCTGACTTTAAAGCTTGCGTATTCGCCTGATAATAATCTGACCTTAACACCCTTTACAAATGGTAAGGTGCAGGGAGCTTCCCTGAGAATGAATTTCTGA
- a CDS encoding O-antigen ligase family protein produces the protein MIERVNISRRSVHFWICYLGFCLLVISLPASRFMLTISLMLLAVNWLAEPDLRERIKKYLSSKPAIAFTLIFGLNAIGLLWSKDPGYAINNDLLVRLPLLFMPAIIVTSPMPDIKQIRLLLILFISSVVTVSFIGLSVRIFQSPVDFRDASPFVPAIYYSMMLLLAAFQLPLLIKQISGNRILYFICLAISGWLIFFLFYLRSLSGLASLSGVLLFLLVLIIKSRRSLFLKISVTSVVVLLSGLALWLSASMYKLAHLEAERDFHALQEYTLQGNRYFHDTANILRENGHLVYIYIADDELEDLWNERSELEYYGHDLSNNYLRHTLYRYMSSKGLRKDKQGFVKLTDSDIRAVEKGTTNHLYLKWPGMFIRVHQMMMGVYIYKKTSYTDPAWSVLTERVDLWRASWQAFLKHPLLGWGTGSVLHAVEYGLEKNDSALTGKNMKPHNQYIYILLNMGLAGLVVTILLYSFIIKETGVYRIFIYNVFLIVCVINFLANNSLESQVGHSFFVFFTLFYCFYYPRYHC, from the coding sequence ATGATTGAACGAGTTAACATATCAAGAAGATCAGTGCATTTTTGGATCTGCTATCTTGGCTTTTGCCTGCTTGTTATATCCCTGCCTGCTTCCCGCTTCATGTTAACCATCAGTCTGATGCTGCTTGCCGTGAACTGGCTGGCAGAGCCTGACTTAAGGGAGAGGATCAAGAAATACTTATCCAGTAAGCCCGCCATCGCTTTTACCCTGATATTTGGATTAAATGCTATTGGATTGCTGTGGTCGAAGGATCCCGGTTATGCAATTAACAATGATCTCCTGGTTAGATTGCCGTTACTTTTCATGCCCGCAATTATTGTGACATCACCAATGCCCGATATAAAACAAATCAGGTTACTCCTGATACTTTTTATTTCTTCGGTTGTAACTGTTTCATTTATCGGATTATCGGTAAGGATCTTTCAATCACCTGTTGATTTCCGGGATGCCTCTCCATTTGTGCCGGCCATATATTATAGCATGATGCTTCTTCTGGCCGCTTTTCAATTACCCTTGTTAATAAAACAGATCAGCGGCAACAGGATCTTGTATTTTATCTGCCTGGCCATTTCCGGCTGGTTGATCTTCTTCCTGTTTTATCTCAGGTCGTTGTCGGGGCTGGCATCTTTATCGGGTGTTTTATTATTCCTGCTGGTACTTATTATAAAGAGCCGCAGGAGTTTATTTCTGAAAATATCGGTTACATCTGTTGTTGTACTTCTTTCCGGTTTGGCACTATGGTTATCAGCAAGTATGTATAAACTGGCTCATCTTGAGGCTGAAAGAGATTTTCATGCATTACAGGAATACACTTTACAGGGGAACCGGTACTTCCATGATACTGCAAACATACTGAGAGAAAATGGTCATCTGGTCTATATCTACATAGCAGACGATGAGTTGGAAGATCTGTGGAATGAGAGAAGCGAACTGGAATATTACGGACATGATTTATCCAATAACTATTTGAGGCACACATTGTACAGATACATGTCGTCAAAAGGGCTCAGGAAAGACAAGCAGGGGTTCGTTAAACTTACAGACAGTGACATCCGGGCTGTTGAAAAAGGGACAACCAATCACCTGTACCTCAAATGGCCGGGAATGTTTATCAGGGTCCATCAAATGATGATGGGCGTCTATATTTATAAAAAGACCTCATATACAGACCCTGCCTGGAGCGTCCTGACCGAGAGGGTTGATCTCTGGAGGGCTTCGTGGCAGGCATTTCTTAAACACCCTTTACTGGGTTGGGGTACCGGAAGTGTATTGCACGCCGTGGAATATGGTCTGGAAAAAAATGATTCTGCGTTAACAGGGAAAAATATGAAACCCCATAATCAGTATATATACATTTTGCTCAACATGGGGTTGGCCGGGCTGGTCGTTACTATATTGTTGTATTCATTTATTATTAAAGAAACCGGAGTTTACAGAATATTTATATACAATGTGTTTTTAATAGTCTGTGTCATTAATTTCCTTGCCAACAACTCCCTGGAAAGCCAGGTCGGCCATAGTTTCTTTGTGTTTTTCACACTCTTTTACTGTTTTTATTATCCCCGTTATCATTGTTGA